The DNA segment ATCAATGATTGCAAATCTCGCAGCCTTATTTTCCGCGAGCGGCACCCATCCCGAACCTCCCTCCGAATCTCCTGCAACTTATCCTCGGGCAATCTAGATTCCATTCTAACTGAATCTATGACAATCCCCAAAAACTTGAGCTCGGTGCAGGGGCCCTCAGTCTTCTCTGGAGCTAAAGGGATGCCAAAGCTCTTGGCAACCCGCTCCATAGTTTGCAGCAACAGTGAACACACCCACGACGATGGCGGGCCAATCAACAGAAAGTCATCTAAATAATGCAGCACTGACTGCACTTGTGCCTCCCTCCTTACTACCCACTCAACGAAACAGCTAAACTTCTCAAAATAGGCACATGAAACTGAACACCCCATGGGAAGGCACAAATCCACAAAATACTGATCCTCCCACTTGCAGCCCAAAAACTTAAAACTATCCGGGTGCACCGGCAAGAGACGAAAAGCAGACTCGACGTCTGTTTTCGCCATCAGGGCCCCCTTCCCATAACGTCTAACCCAACCCAGTGCTGCATCAAAAGAGGTATAAGAAACAGTACACAGCTCCTCAGCTATCCCATCATTCACCGAACCACCATAGGGGTAGGACAGATGATGAATGAGCCTAAACTTATTAGGCTCCTTCTTGGGGACAACTCCCAACGGTGACACCCATAATTCCTCTAACGGAGGAGAACAAAAGGGGCCTGCCATCCGGCCTAACTCAACTTCCTTACTCAACTTGGCCCACACCACCTCCGGATGAGACCTAGCTGAAGCCAAATTAAGTGGTTCCCCTTTTGCCCTTGCGGAcatgcaagggatgggaaatCCGGTACTAAAACCCTCAGTGAGAAACCCCGCTACCCCCTTGTCTGGGTACGCTTCTAGGTACGGACGCATCCTTTCCACCCTCACTGGAGTCGCCCCTCTTCGCTTCAACCTCCCCCAACTTTCCTTTTCCCTTCCTAAAACATCTGGACAAACCATGCGCCCCCCCGCAACCGGAACATTCATGTCTGAAGCGACAGTCATTGCCGAACTTGCAATGACCCTCGTTGAATTGCCAACAGCAACCCTTCCCTGCAACTGCCGGTCGGGTTGAGGGCGCTCCAAAGCCCCCGACTGACTCCCGAAAGGACTGTCCGGACCGCGGGGCTGATATCAATCCCATCCAAAGATTGATATCTTTCTGCTCCCAGCCAAGCGATGGGCGAATGGCCTTCCGTTGACGAAATTGTTCGTCGTACCGTAACCAGGCCGTGCCCCCGTATACTTTGTAGGCTTCCCCAATTACATCCATGTAACAAAACAGAGCCGAACAATGTTCGGGCTGCTTTTCACCAATAACTGAAGCCAAGATGGCAAAGGCCTGGAACCAATTCATAAATGTGTGAGGTATCAGGCGATACCTCcgccgctcctcctcctcctttttgcTCTCGTCTGGCCTACCCCTTTCCAAATTAAATTTATCCAAGGGCAAAAGGGAAAATATCTCTACGTATTCCCCCCGCCAGATCTTCTCCCTAACCTCTAGCTTCAAGTGAGAACCCAAAGGGCCAGCATAGCAAATATATACTTCACAACGCGCCTTGTCAGCCATGCGGACATCTTCAACCGTGGCACTAGGAGCGGCCACTGCTGAAGCAGGCGGCTCCCTATTATCCCTGCGAGCTACTACCGGGACTACCGCTAACTCTCTCCCTTCAGGGCACCCTGGGTCTCTCCATACAGCTACCGGGGAATCCGCCACCGCATCCTGCCCTGATCCCAATACCTCCTGCACACTAAGCAACAAACGCTGTAAACTATCCCTAGAAAAATTCCCACCCCCGGCTAACACGCTGACTGCATGGGTGGTCACCTCACCTGACCGCGCCGCGGCTCCGGCCGCAGCGGGCGTAGCATGCAGAGCCGATCCTCCTCGTGGAACTGTCGACGATCCAGGGCTCCCGACCCCGGAGCCCGTTCTTGCCATTGAGCCGCTCGCCCGAGAGCAGGCCACCGCCGACCGCGGCCGCCGCTCCGTCTGCTCCTCTTCTTCAGCCTCCTGCGGCCAATTCTGTTCAAGAGGCGGGGACCGCCCCTCGCCTCCGTCAACATCCCGGAAGATGTCATCGCTGACGTCACAAGGGGAGGGGCTCCACCCCCCTTCCCCCGTTTCCGGAACCTCCTCTTCCAGCTGCCATTCGCAAGATGGCCGACGGGCTGCTACTTCCGGTTGGTCACTCCTGCGGCCCGCGTGTCCTCGCTCACCACCTCCAGAGCGACGTGCTACCTGCGCAGCGTTAGCTGCCGGCGTCCTGGAAGGCCGACCCCCGGATCCACTTGATCGCGGCGACACAGCTGGGCTCTCTCCTCCCGCAGCACGCCGAGCTCCACCACTGCTCGGCACATCAGCAGGCTGGCGGGCCGTTCTGGAGGTCTCTCCTCGACGATCGCGGGTGGCCGGGGTGTTGACTGCCGTCCCACTCCGCGGTCCCAGTCCCGCCCGCGGGTTCGGATTCCTCGCCGGCCGATTCTCTGCCCTAGCGGGGCGCTTCAGTGAAGAGGCGGGAGGGTCCCTGCTGGGGCTCCGACAGCGGCGCCGGGACCGGGACGTCAGCTCCGGACTCAATCGAGATGGAGGGCGAGCACGGTTGCTCCTCCGTGGTCTGGGGGTCTCCTCCGCTGGAGACAAGGCAGACTCCCCCGTAATATCCAGCTGCTGTTCCAGCCATGCAGTGCCCCTCAAGGCCACTGCCTGCCGCACCTTCTCCATCAGACCCGAATCCATGCTGGAAAACTTTCTGGTCAGCGTTCTCCAGCCAAAATGGTGAGTACTTGCTTCAAGTTATGATTCTTAAAtcatatgtcccacctccctgcaCGTACTCACCTGCTCTAACATAAACAATCCCCCTCCCATCTAAACTCTGTGTGACCTACACAACAACTCCGCTTATTCACTCCCCTTGTCATGAGCTGATTCCATTACACTGCGTTCCCTTCCATCGCTTcctgtacacagccatagatggagctacagtcactgtatacagccatagatggagctacagtcacagtacacagccatagatggagctacagccacagtatacagccatagatggagctacagccgctgtacacagccatagatggagctacagtcacagtacacagccatagatggagcaacagcagcagtacacagccatacatggagctacagccgcagtacacagccatacatggagctacagccgcagaacacagccatacatggagctacagccgcagtacacagccatacatggagctacagctgcagtacacagacgtacatggagctacagccacagtacacagtcatacatggagctacagccacagtacacggccatacatggagctacagacacagtacacagccatacatggagctacagccacagtacacagccatacatggagctacagccacagtacacagccatacatggagctacagccacagtacacagccatacatggagctacagccacagcacacagccatacatggagctacagccacagtacacagccatacatggagctacagccacagtacacagccatacatggagctacagccacagtacacatctatacatggagttacagttcagtacacagccatacatgtagctacagccacagtacacagccatacatggagctacagccacagtacacagccatacatggagctacagttcaggacacagccatacatggagctaaagccacagtacacagccatatatggagctacagccgcagtacacagccatacatggagctacagttcaggacacagccatacatggagctaaagccacagtacacagccatacatggagctacagcagcagtacacagccatacatggagctacaggagcagtacacagccacacatggagctacagccacagtacacagccatacatggagctacagccacagtacacagccatacatggagatacagcagcagtacacagccatacatggagctacagccacagtacacagccatacatggagcaacagccacagtacacagccatacatggagcaacagccacagtacacagccatacatggagctacagctgcagtacacagccatacaaggagctacagccacagtacacagccacacatggaggtacagctcagtacacagccatacatggtgctacagccgctgtacacagccatacatggagctacagccacagtacacagccatacatggagctacagccacagtacacagccatacatggagctacagccacagtacacagccatacaatgaGCTACATCcgcagtacactgccatacatggagctaaagccacagtacacagccatacatggagctacagcagcagtacacagccatacatggagctacaggagcagtacacagccatacatggagctacagccacagtacacagccatacatggagctacagcagcagtacacagccatacatggagctacaggagcagtacactgccatacatggagctacagtcacagtacactgccatagatggagctacagccacagtatacagccatagatggagctacagtcacagtacacagccatagatggagcaacagcagcagtacacagccatacatggagctacagcagcagtacacagccatacatggagctacagccgcagtacacagccatacatggagctacagccgcagaacacagccatacatggagctacagccgcagtacacagccatacatggagctacagccgcagtacacagccatacatggagctacagccgcagtacacagccatacatggagctacagccgcagtacacaaccgtacatggagctacagccacagtacacagtcatacatggagctacagccacagtacacggccatacatgaagctacagacacagtacacagccatacatggagctacagacacagtacacagccatacatggagctacagccacagtacacagccatacatggagctacagccacagtacacagccatacatggagctacagccacagtacacagccatacatggagctacagccaaagtacacagccatacatggagctacagccacagtacacagccatacaaggagctacggccacagtacacagccatacatggagttacagctcagtacacagccatacatggagctacagccacagtacacagccatacatggagctacagccacagtacacagccatacatggagctacagccacagtacacagccatacaaggagctacggccacagtacacagccatacatggagttacagctcagtacacagccatacatggagctacagctgcagtacacagctatacatggagctacagccacagtacactgccatacatggagctacagccacagtacacagccatacatggagctacaggagcactacacagccatacatggagctactgccacagtacacagccatacatggagctacagccacagtacacagccatacatggagctacaggagcagtacacagccatacatggagctacaggagcagtacacagccatacatggagctacagccgcagtacacagccatacatggagctacagccacagtacacagccatacatggagctacagccacagtacacagccatacatggagctacagccgcagtacacagtcatacatagagctacagccacagtacacagccatacaaggagctacagccacagtacacagccatacatggagttacagctcagtacacagccataaatggtgctacagccgctgtacacagccatacatggagctacagccacagtacacagccatacatggagctacagccacagtacacagccatacatggagctacagccacagtacacagccatacaaggatCTACATCcgcagtacactgccatacatggagctacaggagcagtacacagccatacatggagctacagccacagtacacagccatacacggagctacagccacagtacacagccatacatggagctacagccacagtacacagccatacacggagctacagccacagtacacagccatacacggagctacagccacagtacacagccatacacggagctacagccacagtacacagccacacatggagctacagccacagtacacagccatacatggagctacagccccagtacacagccgtacatggagctacagccgcagtacacagccatacatggagctacagctacagtacacagccatacatggagctacagccacagtacacagccatacatggagctacagccacagtacacagccatacatggagctacagcagcagtacacagccatacatggagctacaacagcagtacacagccatacatggagctacagccgcagtacacagtcatacatggagctacagccacagtacacagacatacatggagctacagcagcagtacacagccatacatggagctacagccgcagtacacagccatacatggagctacagcagcagtacacagccatacatggagctacaggagcagtacacagccatacatggagctacagccacagtacacagccatacatggagctacagcagcagtacacagccatacatggagctacagcagcagtacacagccatacatacatCTCCAGACTTTTTAGCTCTTTGGATCCGTTTTGTGTGTAATTTCCGGATCTCTGAAGTTTACAGAAAATATTTGTATCTGTGGCTTGTGGAAGGGGCTGCACATGTAGATCTGTGGCTAAAGGGTCCGCAGGGGGTTACCGTTGTGTCATGGTCATAGGGCAAAGGTGAGAATGTAGGAAAAGGTCAATGGAATCACTTTCTATAAAGGTTTAGATGTTGTAATTGTTTAgttcttcctccttctcctgggATCCAGAGAGCCATCGGCAGACACAAGAACAATCCTCACTACTGGATGCTCAGCAATCTtactatctctgcttgctgtcagctgAGGCCTTGTTTGAAATGCATCAAACAATCCTCTACAATCCGTCATCCCTGATATCTtctcctgcactgatacactgtaacaaatatgAGGAAGCATcgggtcatgggggggggggctggtctcCGGGGTGGGGGGACCCTCCGCTCCTGCGCTCAGGATCAGTCTCTGTCACCACAGTTTTAATATTTGTTTCTGCTCCATGAAATCTATAAATCATGTTTGATGCTGAAGCTCCAGGTGCAGGATGAATATTCATACACAGGAGGGGTCCGGGGGGCTCACAGcgctacaccggggggaggggagggggctaTCTCTTTACCCTCCCCGGAATGTCGTGTTACTTGttatttttgtttcatttatcattttttaaCCTATTTTGAGTATTTAAAAACATAAACCTGCAGGGAAGAGGACACATCCCTATCCACAGAGGACTACTTATCCATCATCCACACACTGTGCCACTTATAGGTTGGATGACTGTTTTCAACCTCATCTTCTATCATAGTATGAGATCAGCTAatcactgcagagagcacagagcacagcagtgtgaggtctgatcacacttcTCTCTGCAGCTGTGTCAGTGCATTCAATGGGGGAGATTGCCAAGAtcaccattttctacaggggactggcggctaaagtctacagagggctggtggctgtatactacagggggctggcaggcaacatactacagggggctggcaggctatatactacagggggctagcaggctatatactactgaggtctggcaggctatatactactgaggtctggcaggctatatactacagggggctagcaggctatatactacagggggctggcaggctatatactacagggggctggcaggctatatactacagggggctggcaggctgtatactacagggggctagcaggctatatactacagggggctggcaggcaacatactacagggggctggcaggctatatactacagggggctagcaggctatatactacagggggctagcaggctatatactagtgaggtctggcaggctatatactacagggggctggtggctgtatactacagggagctggcaggctacacactacagggggctggcaggctatatactacaggggctggctggctatatactacaggcggctggctggctatatactactgaggtctggcaggctatatactacagggggctggtggctgtatactacagggggctagcaggctatatactacaggcggctgggtggctatatactactgagatctggaaggctatatactacagggggctggtggctgtatactacagggggcttgctggctatatactactgggggctggcaggctatacactacagggggctggtggctgtatactacagggggctagcaggctatatactactgggggctggtggctgtatactactgaggtctggcaggctacatactacagggggctggaaggctacatactacagggggctggcaagctatatactacagggggctggcaggctacatactacagggggctggaaggctacatactacagggggctggcaagctatatactacagggggctggaaggctacatactacagtgggctggcaagctatatactacagggggctagcaggctatatactacaagggtctggcaggctatatactacagggggctagcaggctatatactacagggggctggcaggcaacatactacagggggctagcaggctgtatactacagggggctagcaggctgtatactacagggggctagcaggctgtatactacagggggctagcaggctgtatactacagggggctagcaggctatatactacaggggctggcaggctatatgctacaggaggctgccaggctatatacctccaaaaacattgttagaagggcccccaccacccttaatccagccctgctagAAGGCTAATAGTGAGGACCCTCAGGTGACATCTGTGTCTCTGTACATacgtcacagctgagggtttgctacagtcAAGGGCAGATTTGTTATTCCTTGGTCCTGGAGTAAGGGTGTAAATACACGGGGGCACAGACAGGACATATCTGCACCAGGATCTTTGGGCCCCCGGGTAATCGCTCGGCTTTATGGGTAATTGTAACGTTTCAGCACAAAGTGAGAAATAGACAAACTCATAAGTGAGAAAAACGTCATTATATGAGGATTAATGGCCGGAGCCGCGGGAACATCCCATAATTGTCAGAACTTCTATTATATTATCACAGCActctttgctacaatgtatcagtctgacgTGTAGGTTGACACACAACAGATACAATTGTCACAAACCCTCAGCTGAAATCTTGAGA comes from the Engystomops pustulosus chromosome 5, aEngPut4.maternal, whole genome shotgun sequence genome and includes:
- the LOC140133874 gene encoding uncharacterized protein, whose amino-acid sequence is MDSGLMEKVRQAVALRGTAWLEQQLDITGESALSPAEETPRPRRSNRARPPSRLSPELTSRSRRRCRSPSRDPPASSLKRPARAENRPARNPNPRAGLGPRSGTAVNTPATRDRRGETSRTARQPADVPSSGGARRAAGGESPAVSPRSSGSGGRPSRTPAANAAQVARRSGGGERGHAGRRSDQPEVAARRPSCEWQLEEEVPETGEGGWSPSPCDVSDDIFRDVDGGEGRSPPLEQNWPQEAEEEEQTERRPRSAVACSRASGSMARTGSGVGSPGSSTVPRGGSALHATPAAAGAAARSGSDPCLLWIAGHSFVHWGALRADVRPAGRQLGFAASEVQVRWIGQRGLLWSRLLPEIHF